CGTGCCGGTGTACGTGGATCTGGGTGTGGCCGATGTCGGCATCGTGGGCAAGGACGTGCTGATCGAGTCCGGGCGCGGGGTCTACGAACCCGTGGACCTGGGTTTTGCGCGCTGCCGCCTGTCGCTGATCCGGGAGGTCGGGGCCACCGGCCCGCTGGTGCGGGTGGGAACCAAGTATCCCCGCGCCGCCCGCGCCTACCTCAGCGCGCACGGCATTCCCGCCGAGGTGGTCAAGCTCAGCGGCAACATCGAGCTCGCGGCCCTGACCGGACTGGCCGAGGCAGTGATTGATCTGGTGCAGACCGGCAGCACCCTGCGGGCCAACAATCTGGAGGAGGTGGACGTGCTCTTTGAGTCCAGCGCCCGCCTGATTGTCAACCGCGCCGCCCTGAAGCTGCGGCGCGAGCGCCTGCGTCCGCTGATCTCGCGCCTGCGTGAGCTGGGGGCCGGCGAGCCGGACCGTGCGTCAGCGGGCCAGCCGCAGACCTCGCAGCAGTCCTGAATTTCATACCACTTGATTTTCTGAAGTTATACTGCCGCCCATGCCCCGGGCCGCTCTCTCTGCCCCCTCCACACCGGCCCTTCCCGATGGCCTGACCCGGCTGACCCTGCT
This DNA window, taken from Deinococcus aerophilus, encodes the following:
- the hisG gene encoding ATP phosphoribosyltransferase; this translates as MTPAPVRAPDHLTLALPKGRILEEAVALLSLAGLPLTLPEKSRALRHEFPDVGVTILELRNQDVPVYVDLGVADVGIVGKDVLIESGRGVYEPVDLGFARCRLSLIREVGATGPLVRVGTKYPRAARAYLSAHGIPAEVVKLSGNIELAALTGLAEAVIDLVQTGSTLRANNLEEVDVLFESSARLIVNRAALKLRRERLRPLISRLRELGAGEPDRASAGQPQTSQQS